From Streptomyces sp. NBC_00370, a single genomic window includes:
- a CDS encoding carbohydrate ABC transporter permease, with amino-acid sequence MSSTSTLAGPRAAPRPAPPAARRRGRRGGGLNTPRLLWLTVPSLVWFAVFSVGPLVAMFVIATLRWKGLIYDPGYVGTDNIRHVFGDPVFLEALRNSAVQVAVVIPVMIPLAFMLGYHLSTRPRGYRLLSVLYFSPGLISISITGMIFYGVLSPNGGANGLLRAVGLESLAHSWLADPSTALPSLIVIDLWRGIGWTAVLFASRLAGVPGDVIEAARIDGAGRFRIMWQITFPMVKDYVRTLTMLQFLWTLFTSAALILLLTKGGPGTSSTTLSYLVYAKAFSQSDLGYSQVVGVVLLLVGVAGMLLIRVLLRNPQEKIR; translated from the coding sequence ATGTCATCGACCAGCACACTGGCCGGCCCTCGCGCCGCGCCCCGGCCCGCGCCGCCGGCCGCCCGCCGTCGCGGGCGGCGCGGCGGCGGGCTCAACACCCCCCGTCTGCTGTGGCTGACGGTCCCCTCCCTGGTGTGGTTCGCGGTCTTCTCGGTGGGACCGCTGGTGGCGATGTTCGTCATCGCCACCCTGCGCTGGAAGGGCCTCATCTACGACCCCGGTTACGTCGGCACCGACAACATCCGGCACGTCTTCGGCGACCCGGTCTTCCTCGAAGCGCTGCGCAACAGCGCCGTACAGGTCGCCGTCGTCATACCGGTGATGATCCCGCTGGCCTTCATGCTCGGCTACCACCTCAGCACCCGACCGCGCGGCTACCGTCTGCTGTCCGTGCTGTACTTCTCGCCCGGGCTGATCTCCATCTCCATCACGGGGATGATCTTCTACGGGGTGCTGTCACCGAACGGCGGCGCCAACGGCCTGCTGAGAGCAGTCGGTCTGGAGTCGCTGGCGCACTCCTGGCTCGCCGACCCGAGCACCGCCCTGCCCAGCCTGATCGTCATCGACCTGTGGCGCGGCATCGGCTGGACCGCCGTGCTGTTCGCCTCCCGGCTGGCCGGTGTCCCCGGCGATGTGATCGAGGCCGCCAGGATCGACGGCGCCGGACGCTTCCGCATCATGTGGCAGATCACCTTCCCGATGGTGAAGGACTACGTCCGTACGCTCACGATGCTCCAGTTCCTCTGGACGCTGTTCACCTCCGCCGCGCTGATCCTGCTGCTCACCAAGGGCGGCCCCGGCACCTCGTCCACCACCTTGTCGTACCTGGTGTACGCGAAGGCCTTCTCGCAGAGCGACCTCGGCTACAGCCAGGTCGTCGGTGTCGTCCTGCTGCTGGTCGGCGTCGCGGGGATGCTGCTGATCCGGGTGCTGCTGCGCAATCCCCAGGAGAAGATCCGATGA
- a CDS encoding carbohydrate ABC transporter permease encodes MTAPVRLVRRSRPVRRSRRGGAGPLAVPLSWLYALLLAVPLFYLAVSALKTNIEIFNRPFALPEHWLWHNFRTAWRTADLGQALLNSLLISAVAIVLTLGLALPASFALARLDNRLSRLVTGTFSVGFLIPPFAALIPTVILAIKLHMFYTREFQMLFLPAGALPLSVLLLTQFMRTVPPALVESAALDGAGNWRLLVNVFIPIAMPGVVSVTILQLLTFWNEYLFSLTITGTAPGVRTAQVALPTLISDSTDFGVLTAGTVLTLLPVYVAYSLASRRMQEALTAGAVKG; translated from the coding sequence ATGACCGCCCCCGTCCGTCTCGTACGGCGCTCGCGTCCCGTACGGCGCTCCCGGCGCGGCGGCGCGGGACCGCTCGCCGTCCCGCTGTCCTGGCTGTACGCGCTGTTGCTCGCCGTGCCGCTCTTCTACCTCGCGGTGAGCGCGCTCAAGACCAACATCGAGATCTTCAACCGTCCCTTCGCGCTGCCCGAGCACTGGCTGTGGCACAACTTCCGCACCGCCTGGCGCACCGCGGACCTCGGGCAGGCCCTGCTGAACTCCCTGCTGATCTCCGCCGTCGCGATCGTGCTGACACTGGGCCTCGCGCTGCCCGCGTCCTTCGCACTCGCCCGGCTGGACAACCGGCTCTCGCGGCTGGTCACCGGCACCTTCTCGGTGGGCTTCCTGATCCCGCCGTTCGCGGCGCTGATCCCCACCGTGATCCTCGCGATCAAGCTGCACATGTTCTACACGCGCGAGTTCCAGATGCTCTTCCTGCCGGCCGGCGCACTGCCGCTGTCGGTGCTGCTGCTCACGCAGTTCATGAGGACCGTGCCGCCCGCCCTGGTGGAGTCCGCGGCGCTGGACGGCGCGGGCAACTGGCGGCTGCTGGTCAACGTGTTCATCCCGATCGCGATGCCCGGCGTGGTCAGCGTGACGATCCTGCAACTGCTCACCTTCTGGAACGAGTACCTCTTCTCACTGACCATCACCGGCACCGCTCCCGGGGTCCGCACCGCCCAGGTGGCGCTGCCCACCCTGATCTCCGACTCGACCGACTTCGGCGTGCTCACCGCCGGCACCGTGCTGACACTTCTGCCGGTGTACGTCGCCTACTCGCTCGCCAGCCGCCGTATGCAGGAAGCACTCACCGCAGGAGCAGTCAAGGGATGA
- a CDS encoding glycoside hydrolase family 2 protein, with protein sequence MTLSTERSTEHSTGTGTAARASAPRATRHDLGGDWQLTWLAGPDGTPAEVRDVARAAQVPGEVHTALLAAGHLTDPDVGLGELAQDWVGRSRWSYRRSFTFTPAPGARTDLVADGLDTIAEVYVNGRHVGGARDQHIAYRWPVDGVLEPGDNTVEVRFASAWDAALAHERAHGPLPSPYDEPYAHIRKSAANFGWDWGPHYVTAGIWRGIRLETYAGRIDHIRPLVRLAAGHSAAEVVTHIRVDAPEGARVQVELTAPDGRPAATATGQVVGEETAVTLTVADPDLWWPVGLGAQPLYRLTARLDASDGAVLDEAAVRVGLRSVSVDESPDALGTRWALVVNDRTVRVRGYNWIPDDTLPSRETPQRVVARIDQAVAGNANLLRVWGGGHFADEHFLDACDERGLLVWHDFLFACAAYCEDEETAALVTTEAEQAVARMSPHPSLVVWCGGNETVLGRHHWGWTDQIGERGWGAHYYLDVLPGVLARLDPTRPYVPNSPWSGALDADPATDTHGLSHLWDAWNEADYAHYRDHDPSFVAEMGWCGPAAWTTLERVLDGEIPGPASSLTRHHLRAIDGMHKLTRGLQPHVPTPAEGADWHFATQLVQARAVAAGVEWLRSRERCAGAVVWQLNDCWPAISWSAVDVAGIEKPLWYALRHSFAPRLATVQPVSPGPVHDPTGTAGLALTLVNDSAADWTPDVSAFRVALDGRELARTRLAGSCPAGGLLTLPLDPAVAEPANPHAELLVVDADGVRTTWAYRPGRTLASPPPARTVTTSCADGVLAVTVTAESVLRDVCVFPDRLAVVLGLPPHALTSDTSLVTLLPGETHTFRLTTRDGSALREARIPEPVLRTAVRSAEELTGPDTSETR encoded by the coding sequence ATGACACTCAGCACTGAACGCAGCACTGAACACAGCACGGGGACCGGCACGGCCGCCCGCGCCTCGGCGCCGAGGGCGACCCGCCACGACCTGGGCGGCGACTGGCAGTTGACCTGGCTGGCCGGCCCTGACGGCACGCCCGCCGAAGTCCGGGACGTCGCGCGGGCCGCCCAGGTGCCCGGCGAGGTGCACACCGCACTGCTCGCGGCGGGCCACCTGACGGACCCGGACGTGGGGCTCGGCGAGCTGGCGCAGGACTGGGTGGGCCGCTCCCGGTGGTCCTACCGCCGCTCCTTCACCTTCACGCCCGCGCCGGGCGCCCGTACCGACCTGGTCGCCGACGGCCTGGACACGATCGCCGAGGTATACGTCAACGGCCGACACGTCGGCGGCGCCCGCGACCAGCACATCGCCTACCGCTGGCCGGTGGACGGTGTGCTGGAGCCGGGCGACAACACCGTCGAGGTGCGCTTCGCCTCCGCCTGGGACGCCGCTCTCGCCCATGAACGCGCGCACGGCCCGCTGCCCTCGCCGTACGACGAGCCGTACGCGCACATCCGCAAGTCGGCCGCCAACTTCGGCTGGGACTGGGGACCGCACTACGTCACCGCCGGCATCTGGCGGGGCATCAGGCTGGAGACGTACGCGGGCCGCATCGACCACATACGCCCGCTGGTCCGGCTCGCGGCCGGGCACAGCGCCGCCGAGGTCGTCACGCACATACGGGTCGACGCCCCCGAAGGCGCCCGTGTCCAGGTCGAGTTGACCGCCCCGGACGGCCGTCCGGCGGCGACCGCCACCGGCCAGGTCGTGGGGGAGGAGACGGCGGTGACGCTCACCGTCGCCGACCCGGACCTGTGGTGGCCGGTGGGTCTGGGCGCCCAGCCGCTCTACCGGCTGACCGCCCGCCTCGACGCCTCGGACGGCGCGGTGCTGGACGAGGCGGCGGTACGCGTCGGGCTGCGCTCGGTCTCCGTCGACGAGAGCCCGGACGCACTCGGCACCCGCTGGGCCCTGGTCGTCAACGACCGCACCGTACGGGTCCGCGGCTACAACTGGATCCCCGACGACACCCTCCCCAGCCGGGAGACACCGCAGCGCGTCGTCGCCCGTATCGACCAGGCCGTGGCCGGCAACGCCAACCTGCTCCGGGTGTGGGGCGGCGGCCACTTCGCCGACGAGCACTTCCTGGACGCCTGCGACGAGCGGGGGCTGCTGGTCTGGCACGACTTCCTCTTCGCCTGCGCCGCCTACTGCGAGGACGAGGAGACAGCGGCGCTCGTCACGACGGAGGCCGAGCAGGCGGTGGCCAGGATGTCCCCGCACCCGAGCCTGGTGGTGTGGTGCGGCGGCAACGAGACGGTGCTCGGCCGGCACCACTGGGGGTGGACCGACCAGATCGGCGAGCGCGGCTGGGGCGCGCACTACTACCTGGACGTCCTGCCCGGCGTGCTGGCCCGGCTCGATCCGACCCGCCCGTACGTGCCCAACTCGCCCTGGTCCGGGGCTCTCGACGCGGACCCGGCGACCGACACCCACGGTCTGAGCCATCTGTGGGACGCCTGGAACGAGGCGGACTACGCACACTACCGGGACCACGACCCGTCCTTCGTCGCCGAGATGGGGTGGTGCGGGCCCGCCGCCTGGACAACCCTGGAGCGGGTGCTCGACGGGGAAATCCCTGGCCCGGCCTCATCGCTGACGCGGCATCATTTGCGGGCCATCGACGGTATGCACAAGTTGACCCGTGGCCTCCAGCCGCACGTGCCCACTCCCGCGGAGGGCGCGGACTGGCACTTCGCGACCCAGCTGGTACAGGCCCGGGCGGTCGCGGCGGGCGTGGAGTGGCTGCGGTCGCGGGAGCGGTGCGCGGGCGCTGTGGTGTGGCAGCTCAACGACTGCTGGCCGGCGATCAGTTGGTCGGCGGTCGACGTGGCGGGCATCGAGAAGCCGCTGTGGTACGCGCTCCGGCACTCGTTCGCGCCGCGGCTGGCGACCGTACAGCCCGTGAGCCCGGGCCCGGTCCATGATCCGACGGGCACGGCGGGCCTGGCGCTGACACTGGTCAACGACTCGGCGGCGGACTGGACGCCGGACGTGTCGGCGTTCCGAGTCGCCCTGGACGGAAGGGAGTTGGCCCGTACCCGGCTCGCGGGAAGCTGCCCGGCGGGCGGTCTGCTCACCCTGCCGCTGGATCCGGCGGTGGCGGAACCGGCAAACCCCCACGCCGAGTTGCTGGTCGTGGACGCGGACGGGGTCCGTACGACCTGGGCCTACCGCCCGGGCCGCACCCTCGCCTCGCCCCCGCCGGCCCGTACGGTGACCACGTCCTGTGCCGACGGCGTGCTGGCCGTGACGGTGACAGCGGAGTCGGTGCTGCGCGACGTCTGCGTCTTCCCGGACCGGCTGGCCGTCGTGCTCGGCCTGCCCCCGCACGCCCTGACGTCCGACACGTCCCTGGTCACCCTCCTGCCGGGGGAGACCCATACCTTCCGCCTCACCACCCGGGACGGCAGCGCGCTGCGTGAGGCGAGGATTCCGGAGCCGGTGCTGAGAACGGCGGTCCGCTCGGCGGAGGAGCTGACCGGCCCAGATACCTCAGAGACCCGATGA
- a CDS encoding GntR family transcriptional regulator — MTVPRHTLLKAAYDHLRAAILDGTLPPGSRVTVRPLAEQLGLSPTPIKAALAALEREGFLLAVPHRGYFVPEVSTDDLLELYELREALDGIAARRTAGAPDHDRIAAQLRRLLARQRKAIEANNLHAYGELDLAFHRLIWESSGSRRLIPIAENLIAQVRLGNRLSAQAPGRLPVAVEEHEAILEAILQGDPRAAEQHIRHHVHEAGQALRRYLEIQSSQERR, encoded by the coding sequence ATGACCGTCCCGCGCCATACATTGCTGAAGGCTGCCTACGACCATCTGCGGGCCGCCATCCTCGACGGCACCCTCCCCCCGGGCTCCCGCGTCACCGTCCGCCCTCTGGCCGAACAACTCGGCCTGAGCCCGACCCCCATCAAGGCGGCTCTGGCCGCGCTCGAACGCGAGGGCTTCCTCCTGGCCGTCCCGCACCGCGGCTACTTCGTCCCCGAAGTCAGCACCGACGACCTGCTGGAGCTGTACGAGCTGCGCGAGGCCCTGGACGGCATAGCGGCCCGCCGCACGGCCGGCGCACCCGACCACGACCGGATCGCGGCCCAGTTGCGCCGGCTGCTGGCCAGGCAACGCAAGGCGATCGAGGCGAACAACCTGCACGCGTACGGGGAGTTGGACCTGGCCTTCCACCGACTGATCTGGGAGAGCTCGGGCAGCCGCCGGCTGATCCCCATCGCGGAGAACCTGATAGCCCAGGTCCGTCTGGGCAACCGCCTGTCGGCCCAGGCCCCGGGACGCCTCCCGGTCGCGGTGGAGGAACACGAGGCCATCCTGGAAGCGATCCTCCAAGGCGATCCCCGAGCAGCGGAACAGCACATCCGCCACCACGTCCACGAGGCGGGCCAGGCGCTGCGCCGCTACCTGGAGATCCAGTCGTCCCAGGAACGCCGCTGA
- a CDS encoding amino acid ABC transporter permease, whose translation MPPWVGPVASYLATGLRETALLALVSIAASLVIGTLLGTVLTLPSRPVRAVVRAYVELWRGLPIIIILYFIFFVLPVIGLLVNTFVAAAVGLSLWGSANMAEVVRGAVQSVPRGQSEAAAALGFSWTGRMRHVLLPQAARRALPPLIGLVVNLTQQTSLAAVIGVLDILEASQRSIERLTLSGGSSHAVPILGAVLAVFFVICLPLTLLSRWYERRLR comes from the coding sequence ATGCCCCCCTGGGTCGGACCTGTCGCCAGTTACCTCGCCACCGGTCTGCGCGAAACCGCGCTGCTGGCGCTCGTCAGCATCGCCGCCAGTCTGGTGATCGGCACCCTGCTGGGCACCGTACTGACCCTGCCCAGCAGACCGGTCAGGGCGGTGGTCCGGGCCTACGTCGAACTCTGGCGCGGCCTGCCGATCATCATCATCCTGTACTTCATCTTCTTCGTGCTGCCCGTCATCGGACTGCTGGTGAACACCTTCGTCGCCGCCGCCGTGGGGCTGTCCCTGTGGGGCAGCGCCAACATGGCCGAAGTCGTGCGTGGCGCCGTCCAGTCGGTGCCACGCGGACAGTCCGAGGCAGCGGCGGCGCTGGGGTTCTCCTGGACGGGACGCATGCGCCACGTCCTGCTGCCCCAGGCCGCCCGGCGGGCCCTGCCCCCGCTGATCGGACTCGTCGTCAACCTCACCCAACAGACCTCGCTGGCGGCGGTGATCGGGGTGCTGGACATCCTCGAAGCGTCACAACGCTCCATCGAACGGCTCACCCTGTCCGGCGGCTCGTCCCACGCCGTACCCATCCTCGGCGCCGTACTCGCCGTCTTCTTCGTCATCTGCCTACCATTGACGCTGCTGTCCCGCTGGTACGAACGCAGACTCCGGTAA
- a CDS encoding amino acid ABC transporter permease, producing MPETSGYHFDAGFIVDHLGELGTGLLRTLAISAIGMAGALLVGVLLGAIGALRIPVARQLVTVYVEVFRNTPLLVQIFFLFFALPDIGLRLDGFTVGWLSLVLWGGAYNVENFRAGFEAVEGGYADAGRALGFPRLAAFRHVTLPLGARIAVPSVTNTLISVFKNSSFMVAISYPELTETAVNIVAVTFRTFEMFLAIGVVYLGLVWLMSLGAGAVERRFAIPGEH from the coding sequence ATGCCCGAGACTTCCGGCTACCACTTCGACGCGGGCTTCATCGTCGACCATCTGGGCGAGCTGGGCACCGGCCTGCTGCGGACGCTGGCCATCAGCGCCATCGGCATGGCCGGCGCCCTGCTCGTCGGTGTACTGCTCGGTGCGATCGGCGCGCTCCGGATACCGGTCGCCCGGCAACTCGTCACGGTCTACGTCGAGGTGTTCCGCAACACCCCGCTCCTGGTGCAGATCTTCTTCCTGTTCTTCGCGCTGCCCGACATCGGGCTGCGGCTCGACGGTTTCACCGTCGGCTGGCTGTCACTGGTCCTGTGGGGCGGCGCGTACAACGTGGAGAACTTCCGGGCCGGCTTCGAGGCGGTCGAAGGCGGCTACGCCGACGCGGGGCGGGCCCTCGGCTTCCCGCGGCTGGCCGCCTTCCGGCACGTCACACTGCCCCTCGGCGCCCGGATCGCGGTGCCGTCGGTCACCAACACCCTCATCTCCGTCTTCAAGAACTCGTCGTTCATGGTGGCGATCAGCTATCCCGAACTCACCGAGACGGCGGTCAACATCGTCGCCGTCACCTTCCGGACCTTCGAGATGTTCCTCGCCATCGGTGTCGTCTACCTGGGTCTTGTCTGGCTCATGTCGCTGGGCGCCGGGGCCGTCGAACGCCGCTTCGCGATACCGGGAGAACACTGA
- a CDS encoding transporter substrate-binding domain-containing protein, translating into MRSKFGMVVGAAMALVLAAGCSSSSDDSSKSAKDGGGSSATSGSPVDVGAPLPAEVKSKGKLTVGVKCDYPPFGYIDESSKNAGFEIDIAHQMAAYAFGDPDALTLTCVTGSNRVSFLASKRIDLIEATMNYTAERAKTIDFSTPYFDSGVKLLVPKDSPISSFEGLAGKTVISISGATASLWLTQCMKDVKQTLFTETSQALTALNQKRGVAFAQDDTLLLDLAAKNSGLKVVGDAKADSPWGMGVRKGDAEMLAWVNGALAHMQQADFFWTDFRKTVTDPSVQQQFAKYLPRPGKKLTYPTGSTLQC; encoded by the coding sequence GTGAGATCGAAATTCGGCATGGTCGTCGGTGCCGCGATGGCTCTGGTCCTCGCCGCCGGCTGTTCCTCTTCGTCCGACGACTCCTCGAAGTCCGCCAAGGACGGAGGCGGTTCGAGCGCCACCTCCGGGAGCCCCGTCGATGTGGGGGCGCCGCTGCCCGCCGAGGTGAAGAGCAAAGGCAAGCTGACCGTCGGCGTGAAGTGCGACTACCCGCCGTTCGGTTACATCGACGAGTCGTCGAAGAACGCGGGCTTCGAGATCGACATCGCCCACCAGATGGCCGCCTACGCGTTCGGCGACCCCGACGCGCTGACCCTGACCTGTGTGACGGGCTCCAACCGGGTGTCGTTCCTGGCGTCGAAGCGCATCGATCTGATCGAGGCGACGATGAACTACACGGCGGAGCGCGCCAAGACCATCGACTTCTCCACCCCCTACTTCGACAGCGGTGTGAAACTGCTGGTGCCCAAGGACTCCCCGATCAGCTCCTTCGAGGGGCTGGCCGGCAAGACGGTCATCAGTATCTCCGGCGCCACCGCCAGCCTCTGGCTGACCCAGTGCATGAAGGACGTCAAGCAGACGCTGTTCACCGAGACCAGCCAGGCGCTGACCGCCCTGAACCAGAAGCGTGGCGTCGCCTTCGCCCAGGACGACACACTGCTGCTCGACCTGGCGGCGAAGAACTCCGGCCTCAAGGTCGTCGGCGACGCCAAGGCCGACAGCCCGTGGGGCATGGGCGTCCGTAAGGGCGACGCGGAGATGCTCGCCTGGGTCAACGGCGCGCTGGCCCATATGCAGCAGGCCGACTTCTTCTGGACCGATTTCCGGAAGACCGTCACCGACCCGTCCGTACAGCAGCAGTTCGCGAAGTACCTGCCACGGCCGGGCAAGAAGCTGACCTATCCGACCGGCTCCACCCTGCAGTGCTGA
- a CDS encoding amino acid ABC transporter ATP-binding protein → MVELRGVRKSYGDVEVLKGVDLAVARGEVVAVIGPSGGGKSTLLRCVNLLEPVTSGQVLLEHEDLTGPGIDLNKVRRRIGMVFQQFNLFPHLTALDNLTLAPRKLLQTPKEQARERAASLLARVGLADKAGAYPRQLSGGQQQRVAIARALMMDPHVMLFDEVTSALDPELVSEVLDVMRDLAGSGMTMLCVTHEMGFARELGDRLVFVDGGVIAEQGRPADVLDRPQHARTSQFLRKVLR, encoded by the coding sequence ATGGTGGAACTGCGCGGGGTGCGCAAGTCGTACGGCGATGTCGAGGTGCTCAAAGGCGTCGACCTCGCCGTGGCCCGCGGTGAGGTGGTCGCGGTCATCGGCCCGTCCGGCGGCGGCAAGAGCACCCTGCTGCGCTGCGTCAATCTGCTGGAGCCGGTGACCTCCGGTCAGGTCCTGCTGGAGCACGAGGACCTGACCGGGCCGGGCATCGACCTGAACAAGGTGCGCCGACGCATCGGCATGGTGTTCCAGCAGTTCAACCTCTTCCCGCACCTGACCGCACTCGACAACCTCACCCTGGCGCCGCGCAAGCTGCTCCAGACCCCCAAGGAACAGGCGCGCGAACGGGCGGCCTCGCTGCTGGCCCGGGTAGGTCTTGCCGACAAGGCCGGCGCGTACCCGCGGCAGTTGTCGGGCGGCCAGCAGCAACGAGTCGCCATCGCGCGCGCGTTGATGATGGACCCGCACGTGATGCTGTTCGACGAGGTGACGTCGGCACTGGACCCGGAGCTGGTCAGCGAGGTCCTCGACGTGATGCGTGACCTCGCCGGGTCCGGGATGACGATGCTGTGCGTCACCCACGAGATGGGCTTCGCCCGGGAACTCGGCGACCGTCTGGTGTTCGTCGACGGCGGTGTGATCGCGGAGCAGGGCCGCCCGGCCGATGTGCTGGACCGGCCGCAGCACGCCCGGACGAGCCAGTTCCTGCGCAAGGTCCTCAGATAG